From the Drosophila willistoni isolate 14030-0811.24 chromosome 2L unlocalized genomic scaffold, UCI_dwil_1.1 Seg168, whole genome shotgun sequence genome, the window GGTGGACTCTTCAGCTAGATAAGCCAGTTCAACAAGTTTTCCCAACTTGACTCCCGTTCTGTGCCTGTCCAGCTCCAATTTGAGTTGTTGTTCTTGGCTATTGTTTGCCACCGCAGTTCCATTTGGTTGCAGATGGCAAGAGAGAAATGGTAAAGTTCCTCTCTCTGGTTCTCTCTTTATGTCTCTTATACTATCGCATTACTCTCTTGCCACATCCGCCACAGCTCCGCAGTTTTGGGGCTCAGTTGTAATTGTTGCCTTGCAAGCGACGCGCGCCGCTTACAAATTATTCGTTAGATACGTTACATATTAAATTAACGTTTTTGAAATAAACATTTGTCTTATCTCTTAGTACCGAACTTAAGTAATATGTAAGAATAGTTAATCTTTTTGCTGCCGCCTTCTCTGTGTTTGCTCATGTCTCATAAGACTTGTAATTATCACCAATTAAGTTTCAAATTCTAATTGAATTAAATCGATCCACACCCACGACTTagagaaaataacaaaaacaagaacatGGTTCGCtgttttaattacaaattCGTACtgaatttttgtaatttattgtttttggtaaGTTTAGAATTGCAAAACATCCAAGAGATGTTTTGTTATAAAGTGAAATCGTATTGGCCTGGTCCCTAAAACAAGTGCTGGCCAAAAAGCGTTTGTTTTTTGGTATAACTTCATTCAATTTGTGATACCATTTGACTGCCAGCTATGTAAGCGTTCCAGTTGAGGCAAGTGGAAAGGGTATCGCCAGGTATATTGAACTTATGGTGGCAGGTGACAAAGAGacttttgagttttttaaattaatatatatgtacatatgtaggtataacTAAATTTAAACGGTCTGTTTTGTTATTATCTAATAATTCAcatcaattaattaaatggaaaatatataattttagaGAAAAGAAACTCTGTTCTGGGGGATTAATGGGGAATCAAATTAAGGGAATTTTTAGAAAATCTATTCTTCTGATATCATTTGACCAATATTTGACGACAATCGATCAGCTTAGTATGGTGTAAAGATAATGCTAATTCGTTATTTAATATTCtggaaatttttaattagtcTTTAAATTGAGTTAATGCTTTTTTAACGCTGGTCAATTGATAGACATACacacatttttttaataattcaaaaCAGTTTCCAAATGTAATTCTCAATCTGTATAAAGGCTGCATAaggattttttcaaaacaatgaGAAATTCTGAAGCCATTTTTAAAAGACTTAGAGATGAAAGCTTTATACGATGATCAGAatgtatgtttttttaaaCTCACGACAAtctttaacaaaaattaagaaaaaaaagagattttaaatcttataaattattaagatttattgacctgaagccctgCTAAAACCCAGTTTTGATTATATTAAGTTACTTTCCAGCTCCAGCTGAAAGGAAGCTAGGAAGAagagttaatttttttgttaacaaaGCTGTGTTTTAGCAGAATATATAAGTTTTTAAATCGTAGGTGAGCAGATAGACTGTATACCTACTTATGCCAAGAagcaccaagttctatcagcAGCATTCCAAAATGCTATATCATCAACGCTAAAACTTGATGAGAATTTTAACTAAATGTAGCGAAAAAACAAATGACAAAGCTTctaactgcagattccacttttgttttaaatattttttaaattaaatttaatatcaaatcaaacataatttttacccACCTATTCACTTTTCTGTAAAAATAACTAAACATTTTCTGAAACTTGAAAAATGTCTAAATATGCGGTTCGATAATTAAAGCAACGACCAAAAAGGCCCTAAAATGTTATTTCTACACATTGACGGCTCCaaaaatatacgtatgtacctattaaatttaataactgataaacaatttattaatattaaactttttaattgaTGGTTATGTGAGAAGAAAAGAACATTTATCTAGGGTCAAAGGTAGTTTCATCCCaatgaaaataaagttttaacTTTAAAGATAACGAATTCCTAGAGTTTGGCTAACAATAGGCTTTTTGTGAATAAAACTTTACGTAATTGTCTAAAAAGGTTTTGCCAAACGTCATCCCATATTAAGACAATTTTTTGCGTCTTTTTATAAACTTATACTAAAGGAGGGTCCTTTTTTCGAGTTACCATTTATAGGAAAAGATGAAAGTTTTCTATCTCAAAATtgaatgcaaatttaaaaaaaaatttgttaactgAAAAAATAGAAAAGCAGAGAGAAGAAACCTTTTCAACATATATTTATCAAAATTTGaaccaaatttttaaaaaagtttaggCAAATTTTCACTGGACTTAATAAGTTTCAAAAGTTCGCTTTTGATGGTAGATATTTACAAAGACAATTGGTAGATTCAaaacatatttcaaatttctGGTAGATCAAAGAAGCATGgaaagagtatacaatattCCCCCTTAGTTGTTAATTAGTTTACTTTTAActtgattttttgttgtattattttgttcTGCTCCGTTGACCGGGAAAACATTTGAATGAAGTGGGGGACCAATGGCccaaagttttgttttttaagccAACAAGTAGGCAGGCGCAGCTTGGCACCTCGCCTGGGATTTGAAAAGTACCATTTCCGTTTGCCCAACTCTTGATCTTCTCTCTCTgttgctctctctctataaTTCTCTTAATCTCTCTTCCAGCTATGTGGCATGGTTTTGATAGTTTCTGGCTGTTATCTCTATGCCGATAACAAACGCATTTTGCTCTCGCGCTTATTAGCTGCTCCCAGTGACCGATTGAATGCACTGCCTCAACCGTTGCTCTATTATATAGCTTTGGGATTGGCCATAGCAGGATTTGTGGCCGTTTTGGCCTCGGTGGTTGGCTTTTGGGCCAGTTGCCTGCATACGTATTGCTTCCTAAGCATCTATTTTTTGAGTGTTGTGATCCTGCTGCTGGCCGAATCGGTCATCTGTCTGGCCATCACTTTGTGGCCCCATTGCCTGGGCATTAGCCTGGACGAGAAGCAAATGGTAAAGGCTCTGCAGGGTAATTATGGTGTGCCTGGCCAGGAGCAGTTTACCAATGCCATGGATTTGGCCCAATCACGTTTTGGCTGCTGTGGCATGAGAAGCTCCCTGGACTACGACACCTCCATGTGGAGTCTGCAGAGCTATGGTCAAAGGAATTGGCCAGTGCCCCTCAGTTGTTGTGTCCTGGAGAATGCAGTCGAGCCATTGGCTTACCTAGATCCAAAGCCAGTCAATGAAACCCAATGTCAAGCTCTGGAACGATCTTCCTATGAAAGGGAACGATACACGGATTCTTGTTTGCCCCATTTGGACGGTTGGTATCGCGAGCAATATGGTGTGTTCCTGGCTGCCAGCCTAATCATGGCTCTGGTGGAGTTCTCTGTGTTATTGGGCATTATTTTAAGCTGCACTGGTTTGGCTTCCCAGAGAGCCCGCCTCGCGGATGGAGCAGCAGGTGTTCCCAAGCGGCGACGTTCCCCACAAAAAGTAAAGTCACGTCAGGCTCTGGTGGAGAATATCTATGAGCCTGAGGTTCAGCTAAGGACCAACAATGGCGGACTAATGTGCATTGGTGGTAACGGTGCCAGCAGGCATGTGAGCAGTGAGGATTTCAAAGAGCTCTATGTCCAACCCCGGGATCTTTATAAGCAGCGACATAATACCACATTCAAGCCAATAGCCAGCGATTATCAGATACCCACGCGAACCTATTTGGTTTAACTAAGTAAGTAAGAGTCTTgcgaaatatatatataatatacaaactaattcaacaaattgttttctttattctAGAAATGGCCACACCAAAGTATTAAATTTTGCttcacatttaaaaaataattaacttaATTGTAAGTATTTTAGCAAGTATTCACAGTGATTCAAACTTAAGTTAAAAAACGAATAAACTAAGcgaaaaaaatattgtacaaacaaaataaaaaacacaatcaatataaatttaatgcttAATGGCACGGAATTGGTTTAGAATCACCTATTCTTCTATTGCTCATCACTGCTATCAAGATTATAGGTTTGAATGCGTCGCCTTTTCACAGTGGTTTCCCGCACCACTGTGGCTGGGGCTGGTGGATCAGGATCATTGCGACGTTTCTGTCTACGCTGTTTGCGCTGCTCCTTAAGTATTCTCTCAGCACGCTCTAAGGGACACTCGGATATATCATGACTTTGATTAGTTGTGGCATCATCTACCTCATCGACAATAAATGAGCAGGGCATATACTGAGATGGTTCATCCACTGGCTGCGAAAAAATATACGATTCATCTTGATAAACACGTTGGGCTGGCATCTTAAAGGCTCCAGGACGTTGCAATGGACTCCTGGAATAAAGAAATGAGAAAGAATTAAAGTTATAGAGAAACTTATTTGGTTGTGGCTTATCATGCCTAAGCTTTCACATGTAGTTAACTTGGATAATGAGCATCAGTTTTTCTTACAATATAGTATATTAACATCCTTCATTTATTGGTCCGCCAAGgaacaaaattaaaaagatatgTCAGTAAATACTTAGATCTATCTATTTATTTAGATATTCCTATTTAgatctatctatctatttaGATATTCCTATTTAATGACATCTCGATTTAAATTTGTACacataaaacataaatatcaaagaagtttacatttcatatattcttgCAGTTTCCAAGTTCTTCCAAACTGTTTTTCTAACTCAATACATCAGTGCACATGCACATATAAACATAACCTGCAAACTATGTCCCTTTTTATTGCGCCCTTTCACTATATATtaactgtaacttgtgttctctATATCCGATCTACTTGAAATTTGGGGATTTCATGTTTTACACTGTAAACTATCTCTCtaccaatttttaaaattataaagatATGTACTCCCACTTTTCGTTGATTTTTCGTATAGCACTAAAAGATATAGTGGGCTGAGCCGGActattttcattatttatcCCACGTAAATAGCTTAAATATTTCAGCTTTTTATGCTGATCAACAGACAATTTATATAGGGGAGAGTGGGGCTAATCggcgcattttttttttaaccttCATATATCCTGATCGGGAGCTCGTATCCTCTCATATGAGCAGTTAAATGAAAGGTTAATTCATTGTCGAAGTATTGTTCAAAGATACGTTTCGATATAATTTACCGTTACAAAGCTATAGCGGTTTTTTCGTACATACCTTAAATTGGCGTTGttcaaaatagcggggcaATGTGGCGCATCGTAgttttacaagttttttatataaaaaaaagcgatttaaaaaaaaaaaaactaaatatagcttaatattaaaaaacttgttttataaaaaaacttttttttcaccaaaaatgttgattgGTTTAGACTTTTAATTCTGATTGTTCATTTCATCGTTTGTCCATTAGCTACCAttagctatatgatatagtttcTAAACCGTCTGATTCTGGCAAATGTActgtttttatcaataactagTTTATATATCGGacttttattcaaatatagTTAGGATTTTAAAACgccatatttaaatttcaactaGTGCGCCACTTTGCCCCACCCTTAGATTTAgcattttaaactaaatattttaaaaacgtgtgaattaaaaaaaaaaacgaagtgCACACCATAAGTTAATACATGTCGGAACCTGTTTTAGTTAACAtctatcaaaattaaaaatttattcaatgtttttaaaaccaaaaaaaaaacaacaaaaaaaaaaaaaattgatttttgaggttaaaaattacataatcCCAAAAATTTCGGATACTACGAATTGGATACGTCTAAGTTTATGATCCAAATATAGCCTACCAAAATGCGATCTTAGGacacttttcactttttggaTCGTGCTATTATATTTCAAGATATTTTGACTGCGCCGGATTGCCCCATGTGCCGATTAGCCCCACTCTCCCCTACATATATTACTTTATGGAGTCGGCAATGTCTGCTTCTGTGTGTTACAAatatctgaccaattttataattatattatcGTTAATTGTTTTACCAGCATTAAGTTAACAAGATCTCGTCAACGCTCAAGTAGATTTTCGTTTTTAGTTTACTACTTAAACTAATGTTTAAAATTGAGtatagttttttaaatttaatgggGTAAAATGTCGTTTGCCTTCTAAGTTTTATTCCACGAACTGTGACCCTATTGATAGACTATAGTCGATCGTTTGAGTTTTCATTTAATGAAGATAGAGTCGTCTTTCTGTTATAAAGtcaaacttttttttgggtgAATAAACTATTTCATATATCTACTTTCTGTTACctccaaaaataatttttttggatatttataataattcaTAGTCAtcgaaaatttaattaataaactgTTCCTTCCATTGGCAAATCTGTTTTTCTCAAATTCACATATTTTAATTATCTGCACGCACTTTATACTCAATATTCTAATTTTGTTAgaagattttttaaatttttttcaaaagtaATAGAActaaccaatttttttttcaaatatgttTGTTTGGACCCCATAATTTCATCGATTTTCAAACCCATGAACTGTTTGTCCAACTAGGACTCTTGAATGGAAGTTTCCAATTTGCTAGATATAATAATTTTAGAATTGGTGACGAATACACGAAATACAAGTTGGAGTCGCTGGGAGAGTTTAGTGCAACTGCTGAGGATCTCATGTCTTTCAATTTGAATCGCCCATATTCCAGTTTTGATCAACACAATGCTTAATGGGAAGACAACAAAATCACATGTTCTATAATTTCCTTTAACTAAATAGGTAAACAATCATCTACCAAGAAAATATTAATCACAAGTTTGATTATCCAAGATTGATCACAAACTTATAATGTCGAATGTGtgcaaatgtttttgttttcattctaCAAACGAATACGAATACCTTATATAAAAAGTTCATGTCAGACATTTAGAGTATGAAACATGATATCAAGTGTGCGGATCGTTGTGTGATTAAAAACAGAAtcgaaaaatcaaatcaacttGGCactcaaaatttcaaatattaaaaatttatgataTCCGTAGTAGTTCTTCGGTACAAgctatttcaattttctttttttggcatCATTGTTGACATTGTATACTCAAATATTAGAGTACATTGGGTTTGCCAATGAATAAGTCGTATGAGTATTCACAAATCTATGAATACTCAGAGTTTCTCGAAGTTTCAAACGATTTATTTTGTACGACAGTTTCATTCACTCATTGTCAGTTTTTGCATTGAAATGATTACTCATAAAATTCATCTAAAAGATTTGAACTTGAAAACTTTGGCAAGTGGTTGAGTTTTGGAAACTACTCTGCCTTTAATTTAGGTTAGTTTAGCATATTATTTACCTTACTGCCTGCAGATACATGGCATGAACATTGGTATCATTATGATTATCATCCTCATCACTGGACACTATCACCGTATTCTTGAGGTAGGCGCCTATGGTCTCCTCGGCATCTTCATCTTCATGATCGGAACCACTCAGATCGACTTCATCCAGAATAAAAGAGTTTGGCTTGCGACGCTTGAAACGTGGCCTAGATGACATCGGTGAGGGCGGTGTGCTTGGctttagagagagagaaagcggAAAACAAATTAGTCGTAGAGATAAGACGATACTTCATTCCTAATTACAGCTTAATGTTCCATACAAACCCCACAGAGACGAGTACTTAAATCTGTTGTTCGACAGCAGAAAGATTCACTCTAGGCCGAACAATGAGCGAGTGGTTTGCCGCTTTGATTGGGTTACTTTTACTACAAACTCCCCAATCCATTCGTGGACTGGAGCCGCGCATTATTGGTGGATATGCAGCTGATATTACAAATCTACCCTACATCGTTTCGATTCAATTGTACGGATCACATTATTGCGGTGGTTCCATCGTCAATCGACGTACGATTTTAACGGCTGCTCATTGCTTGGGTGGAGGCATTACCCACaatctgttaagcgtaaaagTGGGTGGAGTGAAGCGCGCTAAAGACGGCCATATCTATTCAGTGGCTGCCATTCACAGTCATGAGAAATTTTCATCGAAAACCATGGACTATGACTTGGCAATTGTGAGATTGGCCAAGAATCTAACATATAGTCACAAAGTCAGGGCAATACCCTTAAGCCGTAAAGAGGTGCCGGCTGGCACATTTGCCACCATTTCCGGTTGGGGTTACACCAGCCAAAAAGCCTCCCCCTCGGATCGTTTGCGTTATGCCCGCGTGCCTATTATCAATCAGACGGAATGTCGAAATGTAATGGGCAAAAATTTGATCACGGATCGAATGATATGTGCGGGTTACACAGAGGGCGGCGTAGATGCCTGCCAAATGGACTCTGGTGGACCGTTGGCAGTGCGCGAGAAACTACATGGCATTGTGTCCTGGGGCGTGGGATGTGCCCAGGCCAATAAGCCCGGTGTCTATACTCGTATTCCCGTTCTCTTGCCGTGGCTTGAGAAGCAAATGAAGAAACTATATGGCGAGGTGATCTAGCAATGAATAAAACTGAATAAATCTAATTACTCACAATTTGTGTAGCTGGAATCACTTGGGTGTGGGCCATCGGCTGTTCCTCATCCTCATCGGaactaataataatttttcgcTTGGATTGACGTTTCTGGATAATGGGTGAATCATCTGGCTCTCGATGGGCAGGTAAATTTGAATTGAGCTTATGTAGCATATTCGCGGGCTTGGGCAGCCGAGGTCCGCGTCCACGCGTACGTTGAAGATAAAGATCAAAAATGCTGGGTGACTTCTCCTGACCGTTAGGATTTGTCATTTGCCTCCGATCAGGTGATTTGGGTAGAGGTGGAGTAATCGATTTGTGACTTTTGGCAGCCAATTTTGCAGCCAAACTTTTCTTTAAAGTCGGCTTACAGGGCGACAATGATTCGTCTGCAAAGAGATCCGGAGAATTTGAACGTTGCGCTATGGGTAAGAGGTTCTCTTTCTGGCTGAAGGTTGTGCTCGGTTTCTGCGTAAGCTTTTCTTCCTTTACAAAGTTCAATTGCGTCTCCTGCTGCTTATGCTGTGTCATTAAATCCCGCTCCTCTGCCATGGGCTCCAGAAAATCATTCAAATCCAAGTCCAATTTTGGTTCTTCTTTCTTCTGCTCCGTCATTAGGTCCTGCTCTTCCGGCATGGGTTCAAGAAAGTCATTTAAATCTAGTTCCAAATCATCAGGCGTTATTTGAGGCGTTTCCGCTTTGATGGGATTTGCATTTGGTCCACTTATAAGATCATTTAACCTATCCAAATTGACACTCAAGTCACTGGCCTCCACTCTAGAGAGATCAGTTTCCTCCAGCCCCAAGGCAGCCTTTGTCTTCGTTCTCAGGGGTGTAAATCTGTCCACCTTAGACAGATTTGGTGCCTCCAGCCCCACGGGCTTTGTCTGTGATCTCAAGGGTGTGGATTGATGCGGTGGTTTAACCAACTCATCGAACTCTTGCCATTGGCTCTGACACAAGGAGGATTGTTCAATTGACTTTGAGGATTGCTCTTCTTCGAGATCTTCGTCTTCAAACCAGCTTGTTTCTTTAACAGTCTCCTCCAGATTGCGCAGTTCTAGTTTATCCATCAATTGTTGCCTCAGTTCATAATTATCAGTGAGTAATCCCTGCTCTGGCAAACCATCAAAGATCTCTTGACATGCCGCCTCaaattctctttcattttcctcATCTGCCGCATTTACCAGATCCTTGATTGTCAATTCCACTGGACAATCCTGCGTTGTGGGCAGCAATCGCTCTATATCATCCTGGCAAATGGTCGACAGAAGTTCATAGTTCTTTCTGGTCTTTTGCTGGCGACTATTCAAACGATCTGGTGGCAATTGTAATTCATTTTGTGTTTGCATTTTCAAGCAAATATCCTGCACAAATTGAGGATTATTTTGAAGCAGAAAGATCTTTAAAGATTGAGGCAATTGCTTGTCCTGCAGTTGATTGAAAAGATCAGTGTTAATTGGTTTGGAGGTCTGCAGAAAGCGTGTAAGTTTGCGAAGACGTGAAATGTCCTCCTGACTATTGGAAATAGGAGCTGAAACGGACGCGGGAGTGGAATCGGGAGTTGAAGCGGATTGAGTATCCAGCAGAAAGTTCTTAACTGCTATACTACGCCGTGTGATTTGTTCTTTAATCAAACATTGGGATGCCTCACTCATTTGATACGGTTGCTGGCCAATTAACATATCCTCCTGAGTTGAGCTTGACGTCTGCTTGAAAAACTTGCGCAAATCTCCACTCTTGACGGAATTGCGTTTCTTGGCGGCTGGAGGTGAGACTACAGTTTTTGGTTCCGGATCCGGTGGCTTCATAAACTGCTCTTCACACTTGGGATGCAACTGTTGGGGTATCATGCGAGGATTCAGCTCATACAGAGATCTCATGACCACCGAGGAGTTTAACATTTTGCGATTCGTTTGTTCCCTATTGGCCAGCACATCCTTGAGCATTTGCTGTTCCCGTCCCTCGGTGGCTAGCATGACTACTTCTCCATTTTTCTTGCGTCCTGTACGACCTATGCGTTGCACAAATCTCGTGGGATTCGAGCTGCAAATGTCAAAGCAGACAATCATCTCCACTTCGCCCACATCGATGCCCTCCTCGCCTATGGAGGTAGCTACCAGAATATTACTGGTACCAGCACGAAAATCGGCCATTATGGCCAATTGTTGCTTCTGGGCGAGGGCATAGAAGCCCCCATTGGAGCCACCCTGGCCGACAAAGCAACGTGGACGCAATAGCGGACGATGCTGGAGGAGTAGACGTTGGATCAGCATTACAGATTCACGATACTCGCAGAAAACTATGGCCCGGGAATCACTGTGGGACTAAATAAGAAAAAGATGTATTACCCCTTTGATACTTTCCATTCCAAGTCCTTACCTCAAAGTGATTGACTAGCACCTTACGCACTTCTTCATATTTGGGATGTCCAAAATCGAGTGCAGTGGGCATGGCAGCCACTTGGCCATTTGTCATGGCTTTAGTGGAAATATCCAAAGGATTTGGCCCAAGATCCTTACGCAATTCGTCAACCAAATTACGAAGATCAGCATCCTTGGTTAGAACATATTTATCCCTGCCATCCGCGTCCACATCGAAATTGTTGACAAACACACGTAGACCATGCCGCTCGAGCAGCTCAAGGGAATGATAGAGACTAATGCACATGGAAAAGTTGCCGGCAATCAGATTGTGATCAGGATGTCGTTGTCCCTGCACCGAGGAACGCTCAATGAAAACTTTCTGATCATAGagtaaattgttttttgtgaTATTTCCACGGGCTCCCTTGAGCACCTCCGCTTGGATGAGCTGCCTCAAGTAGGGTTCTATGATCTGTAAGAGACGCTCACGCGGCTCCTTGATTCGATCCTTCAGTGAGACCAGAATAGTGCGTATGGTCCTCTTATGTATATAGGGTTGTACGTCTATGGAATTCTCCCAGCGTACGGCCAGATTGGAAATATACAAATTACGGCAAACAGCGGCCACATCTTCCATAGTGCGTCCTGGAGTGGCGGAGAGGGCCAACATACGAAATTGAGGATTGTGGGCCATCAGAGACTCCGTCACTTGGGTGTACGCATAGCGCCCCTTTGCCCGGTGAGCCTCATCCACGACAAGTAATTTCACAGACCCAAAGGGAAACGAATGACTTTGATCCGCCTGGTCAAGCATATCAGAATGGACTACctggggcgtggcaaaaaagACACGTTTGGTACGCCACAGTTCCATTCGCTTGACTCGAGGTAGACGTCCTAGTAAAGATAAAGAATGTTAAGTGATTTCCAGTTTGAATTTCACATTTCTTACCCGTAAGCTCAACTGTGTCCTGATCCGTGAACGGCATTATCTTTTGGCATGCAGCAATCTGTTGGGACACCAACGGTCGAGTGGGTGCCATAAAGATAATCTTGCCCTTGGGATACCAGCGATAATAATTGTACATCAGAACGGCTGCAATGAAAGTCTTGCCCAATCCTGTGGGCAGCACAACCAAAGTGTTCTTATACAATGCAGTCTGAACAATGTTTTGTTGATACGTCCTCAATGGGAAATTGCTGGGATAGATCCAACTCTTTCCCAAGCTAACATCGAAGCCATGGCATTCCGTTGAAACGGAGGGGCCAGCACCGGACGTTTCTGGCCGGGATTCCTCTTTCGTTGGTTGTTGGGACGACTCTACCAGCTCTTGTAGTTGCAATGCCGCTTCCAGCTCCTCGTCGTCCTCGGGCCAGTCCattgttgattttatttatttacaaatttgcttttaaaGAAATTCATTGCGCCGTCTCGAACGGATTACAAATGTATGACACTGCATAATTATCGATACCCAGTTTGATCGATAAGTGCGGTATTTTAAGGTATCGATTTAGTGTTGGATAATGGAagtttatgtattttttaattGCAGCTGACCCGGACTTTTTCAAACTCGAGAGACGAAAACAAAGTCAAATCGGAGTTGGTGAGTAAAATATATGTGAGTAAAGAATATGAATACGAATGAAAATCGTTAAGTTGAATTTCATTATTGATCGTAGATTTTCGGATCCTAAGAAATGGTTTTAGATTTGTTATAACTAAAATAACCCGTAACCCGTAACCCCTAACCCGTAacttgaaaaacttgattatctcccgtatgtttttaccttatgcaatcaaatttggcacactttaACACACAATTGACacaatttaatactaatatctagcaaaatacctaATTTGATCAAagtcggacaaaaaacagtcgagttatgcatataaacgtttttccataaggccggagttggccgttggctggtgagggcgctagagtgctcgtatgattgagtgagcgagatactaagatatgcttgtaagaagcatgtgaaaatgcatttgtttaataaagttgaaatatttgctttactggtgtatggtatacctaagtcggcgagacgacttacttcatttttatttaaaataagtCACAATAATttaacataacaaaaaaaaaaaaaaaaaactaaactaaacagCGAAACGGAAGCGAGTGACCACTGCCAAGCTGGCGAAGGTGTCCTCTATCAGGTGGAGTGGAGATTGTGACGGGGACTCCAACTCTTCAGGCTCCGAACCTGGTGAATTAAAGCGTAAGATGCTTCACGCAGTAAAAGCCCGAGGGCAAAGGCCGGCCACGACGAGACCAATCGGTTTTCGCTGCTTTCCGATGACAACGTTATAGACATTGACGTCGATCTGGTTCCTGAGATGGAAGTTGAGGTACCAACTGCGAAGGAGAGAAAATTGAAACCGCCACCAATCTTCATTCCTGGATTGGACAACATCAAAGAGTTCATTTCAGACGTCACCACTGTCATTGGGAATGACAATTTTGTTGATAAATCTGTTCGTAACGGACGCGTGAATCAATCTTGAAGATAAGAAAAGCTTCCACAAGCTGAAATCTTACCTCATAAGCCATATGCTTAGAATTCAGACGTTCCAGCCGAAGGACGAGCGTGCCTATCGCATAGTCAAAAAGAGTCTCCATCAAGGATATAAAGGAAGCGCTGGTTGCTCAAGGTCACAATGTTGAGGAGACTAAATCAAACCCGGACTACGACGCAACTCCAAGGAGCCGATGGCTATGTTCTT encodes:
- the LOC6643314 gene encoding trypsin-7, whose amino-acid sequence is MSEWFAALIGLLLLQTPQSIRGLEPRIIGGYAADITNLPYIVSIQLYGSHYCGGSIVNRRTILTAAHCLGGGITHNLLSVKVGGVKRAKDGHIYSVAAIHSHEKFSSKTMDYDLAIVRLAKNLTYSHKVRAIPLSRKEVPAGTFATISGWGYTSQKASPSDRLRYARVPIINQTECRNVMGKNLITDRMICAGYTEGGVDACQMDSGGPLAVREKLHGIVSWGVGCAQANKPGVYTRIPVLLPWLEKQMKKLYGEVI
- the LOC6643315 gene encoding uncharacterized protein LOC6643315, with translation MVLIVSGCYLYADNKRILLSRLLAAPSDRLNALPQPLLYYIALGLAIAGFVAVLASVVGFWASCLHTYCFLSIYFLSVVILLLAESVICLAITLWPHCLGISLDEKQMVKALQGNYGVPGQEQFTNAMDLAQSRFGCCGMRSSLDYDTSMWSLQSYGQRNWPVPLSCCVLENAVEPLAYLDPKPVNETQCQALERSSYERERYTDSCLPHLDGWYREQYGVFLAASLIMALVEFSVLLGIILSCTGLASQRARLADGAAGVPKRRRSPQKVKSRQALVENIYEPEVQLRTNNGGLMCIGGNGASRHVSSEDFKELYVQPRDLYKQRHNTTFKPIASDYQIPTRTYLV
- the LOC6643313 gene encoding ATP-dependent DNA helicase MPH1: MDWPEDDEELEAALQLQELVESSQQPTKEESRPETSGAGPSVSTECHGFDVSLGKSWIYPSNFPLRTYQQNIVQTALYKNTLVVLPTGLGKTFIAAVLMYNYYRWYPKGKIIFMAPTRPLVSQQIAACQKIMPFTDQDTVELTGRLPRVKRMELWRTKRVFFATPQVVHSDMLDQADQSHSFPFGSVKLLVVDEAHRAKGRYAYTQVTESLMAHNPQFRMLALSATPGRTMEDVAAVCRNLYISNLAVRWENSIDVQPYIHKRTIRTILVSLKDRIKEPRERLLQIIEPYLRQLIQAEVLKGARGNITKNNLLYDQKVFIERSSVQGQRHPDHNLIAGNFSMCISLYHSLELLERHGLRVFVNNFDVDADGRDKYVLTKDADLRNLVDELRKDLGPNPLDISTKAMTNGQVAAMPTALDFGHPKYEEVRKVLVNHFESHSDSRAIVFCEYRESVMLIQRLLLQHRPLLRPRCFVGQGGSNGGFYALAQKQQLAIMADFRAGTSNILVATSIGEEGIDVGEVEMIVCFDICSSNPTRFVQRIGRTGRKKNGEVVMLATEGREQQMLKDVLANREQTNRKMLNSSVVMRSLYELNPRMIPQQLHPKCEEQFMKPPDPEPKTVVSPPAAKKRNSVKSGDLRKFFKQTSSSTQEDMLIGQQPYQMSEASQCLIKEQITRRSIAVKNFLLDTQSASTPDSTPASVSAPISNSQEDISRLRKLTRFLQTSKPINTDLFNQLQDKQLPQSLKIFLLQNNPQFVQDICLKMQTQNELQLPPDRLNSRQQKTRKNYELLSTICQDDIERLLPTTQDCPVELTIKDLVNAADEENEREFEAACQEIFDGLPEQGLLTDNYELRQQLMDKLELRNLEETVKETSWFEDEDLEEEQSSKSIEQSSLCQSQWQEFDELVKPPHQSTPLRSQTKPVGLEAPNLSKVDRFTPLRTKTKAALGLEETDLSRVEASDLSVNLDRLNDLISGPNANPIKAETPQITPDDLELDLNDFLEPMPEEQDLMTEQKKEEPKLDLDLNDFLEPMAEERDLMTQHKQQETQLNFVKEEKLTQKPSTTFSQKENLLPIAQRSNSPDLFADESLSPCKPTLKKSLAAKLAAKSHKSITPPLPKSPDRRQMTNPNGQEKSPSIFDLYLQRTRGRGPRLPKPANMLHKLNSNLPAHREPDDSPIIQKRQSKRKIIISSDEDEEQPMAHTQVIPATQIPSTPPSPMSSRPRFKRRKPNSFILDEVDLSGSDHEDEDAEETIGAYLKNTVIVSSDEDDNHNDTNVHAMYLQAVRSPLQRPGAFKMPAQRVYQDESYIFSQPVDEPSQYMPCSFIVDEVDDATTNQSHDISECPLERAERILKEQRKQRRQKRRNDPDPPAPATVVRETTVKRRRIQTYNLDSSDEQ